The Pseudomonas alkylphenolica genomic sequence GGCTCATGGATTCGGCACCGGCGGCTACAACCACCTCGGCATCACCCAGCAGCAGGCTCTGGGCGGCGGAAACAATGGCCTGCAGGCCCGAACCGCAGAGGCGGTTGACGTTGAAGGCGGGGGTTTCCTTGGGGATACCGGCATTCATGGCGGCCACACGCGACAGGTAGGCATCGCGGGCTTCGGTTGGGATCACGTTACCCATGACCATATGGCCGATCTGCTCAGGCGCCACACCGGCGCGCTCGATGGCGGCGCGGGTCACTGCCGTGGCCAGGTCAGCCAGAGGCAGGTCCTTGAGGGTGCCGCCAAAGGTGCCAATAGCCGAACGGACGGCGCTGATTACGTAGATTTCCGGGGTGCTCATGATCGACTCCAGTGTGCGAAAGCATGGCGGGGCGGGGGCAGGCTCTGAGAGAATGCACGCCAAGCCAGTTCAGGTTGTCATCGAGTCTAGGCAAAGCCTTTCGCCGGGCCTATGCCATAACTGTTCACTGAGTCTGGTATTTTTTGCCATACCTTGCGGAATCCGCCATGCGGGAAAACGATACAGTCGCGGTTTACTTCGTCCATAGCATGTTGCACGCCCTGCGCGACCAGCCGCAGCGGGCGCAGGCTTTGTTGCGCGAGGCCGGTATCGATCCGGCAGTGCTCGGGACCGTGGGGGCCCGGGTGCCGGCCACCGCCTTTACCCGGCTCTGGTTGATCCTGATCCAGGACCTGGACGACGAATTCTTCAATCTCGACAGCCATGGCATGCCGACCGGCAGTTTTGCCCTGATCTGCCGTGGTCTGATTCAGGAACCGACCCTGGAAAAAGCCCTGCGCCAGTGCCTGAGCTATTTCGGTCTGTTCTTGCGTGACATTCATGCCAGCTTGTCGATCAAGGGCGCGCGGGCGGTGATCAGCGTGCAGTCACGAATCGAAGATCCAGTGACCCGGGTGTATGCCGATGAGACTTTTCTGGCCTTGGTGATCAGCCTGTTGTGCTGGCTGGGCGGGCAACGCCTGGTCATCGATCGCACCGCGCTGACGGATATGCGCCCGGCGCAGGACGATGATCCGCTGCTCTGGGGCCCCAATCTGCAGTTGGGGGCGGGCGTGAGCGAGATTGAATTTGCCGCTGACTATCTGCGTTTGCCGGTGATCCAGGACCTCGCCGGGCTCAAGACGTTTCTACGCAGTGCCCCGCAATGGCTGGTGATTCGCTACCGCAATCACAGCGGCCAGGTGGCCCAGATATACCGCTACCTGCGTGAGCGTGATCAGGGCCAATGGCCAACGCTGGTGGCTATGGCCAAGCGCCAGGGCCTGAGTGCCAGCAGTTTCCGCCGGCAGCTGGAACGTGAAGGCCGCTCGTTCCAGCAGATCAAGGATGAAGTACGCCGCGCCACAGCCTTCGAATGCCTGCGCGAAACCGACATGAGCATTGCCGAGATCGCTGAACGCACCGGGTTCCAGGAACCCAGCGCGTTCCACCGCGCGTTCAAGAAGTGGACCGGCGAAAGTCCGGGTGGTTATCGGTTACGCATGGCTACCCGGCGTTAGCAGGTCGTCCAGCAATGCGCGCAGATGATCCTGTCCAGCCTGGTTCAGGGCGAATACCGGCCGCCGAGGCTCGCCTACTGGCAAGCCGCGTATGGCCAGGCCGGCTTTGACCGTAGCAGGCAGGCCTGCCTTGAGGATGAAGTCAAGCAGCGGCAACTGACGGTAGAACACCGACTTGGCGGTTTTCAGGTCGTTGCAGACGATGGCCTTGTACAGGGCCTGGTTGAGTTCGGGAATCAGGTTCGCCGCCGCGGTGCACCAGCCACTGGCACCGGCGATGAACGCTTCCAGGGCCAGCGGGTTGCAACCGTTGTAGAACGGCACCTTGCCTTCACCGAGCAGTTGCAGCTTGTGCATGCGTTGAATGTCGCCGGTGCTCTCCTTGACCATGGTGACGTTTTCAACCTCGCGCACGATGCGCAGGATCAGTTCCACCGACATGTCGGTGCCGCTGGTGGCGGGGTTGTTGTAGAGCATGATCGGCACGTCGATGCTGGCGCCGATAGCACGGTAGTGCTCGAAGATTTCTGCTTCGCTGAGTTTCCAGTACGCCGTTGGCAAGACCATCACCGCATCGGCGCCATGGGCCTGGGCAAAGCGTGCACGGCGGATGGCGCCGGCAGTGGTCAGGTCCGAGACACTGACGATGGTTGGCACTCGGCCTGCGATGTGGGCGAGGCTGAACTCGGTGGCCTGGTCCCATTCCCGATCACTCAGGTAGGCGCCTTCACCGGTGCTGCCCAGCGGGGCGATGGCATGCACGCCACCGGCGATCAGGCGGTCGATGGACTGGCCCAGGGCAGGCAGGTCAAGGTGCTGGCCGTCGCTGCTGAACGGGGTGATGGTGTAGCCGATGATGCCGTGGAATTTCGTGGTCATGAAACGTACTCCGCAAGTAAGGCAAAAGGGCGAACAATCAGTTCAGGCAGTCGGCATGCACCCGCAGGCACTGCCGCGCATAGTAGTTGAAGGCGGCGCTGTGGCGTTTTGGCCGGGAGATCCAGTCGTGGGCTTCGCGGCCCAGCGCCGGCTCGATCGGTTTGACTTCGCCTGCGGCCATCGCCAGCAACTGCAGCTTGGCCGCACGCTCGATCAACTGGGCGATGACACAGGCTTCCTCGATGCTGGTGCCGGTGGACAACTGGCCATGGTGCGAGAGCAGGATGGCGCGTTTGTCGCCTAGCGCTGCGCTGATGATTTCACCTTCTTCGTTGCCGACCGGCACCCCGGGCCAGGCTTCAAGAAAGGCGCAGTCTTCATACAGTGGGCACAGGTCCATGTGCGAAACCTGCAGCGGCACTTCCAGCATCGACAGCGCGGCGACATGGGTAGGGTGGGTGTGGATGATGCAGTTCACATCCGGGCGTGCCCGGTACACCCAGCTGTGGAAGCGGTTGGCCGGGTTGGGCATGCCCTGGCCTTCGAGCACTTCGAGGTCTTCATTGACCAGCAACAGGTTGCTGGCGGTGATTTCGTCGAAGCCCAGCCCCAGTTGTTGGGTGTAGAAGGTGCCCGGTTGTGGCCCGCGGGTACTGATTTGCCCGGCCAGGCCCGAGTCGTGGCCATTGTCGAAGAGAATTCGACAGGTCAGGGCCAGCTTTTCCCGTGCAGTCCACGTATTATCGGCAAGCGAGCCTTGCATCTGTGTAAGGGCCTGCTTGATCAGTTGGTCCTTGGGCAATGCCAGAGTCTTGGCCATGGGGATATCCTCGATGGTGTAGAGAAATGTCAGGCTGGCCCGCCCCGGTTACTTGGAAGGTGAAGGGGCGGTTAAGCAAATGACACAAAAAAGGATAAATGACACAATGTGTCATTAGCAAGAAAAAGCTTGCCCGTGGCACTGGGAAAATTGCACCACATGTCTATCCGATTGAAATTGCTGAGAAAAAAACTGGGGATTACCTTGGAGGTGCTGGCCGAGAAGTCCGGCATGACCAAGAGTTATCTTTCCAAGGTCGAGCGTGGCCTGAACACGCCGTCGATTGCCGCTGCGCTGAAGCTGGCGCGGGCGCTGAGTGTCAATGTCGAAGAGCTGTTTGCCGAAGATGCGCCCGGCCAGGCCC encodes the following:
- a CDS encoding aldolase, whose product is MAKTLALPKDQLIKQALTQMQGSLADNTWTAREKLALTCRILFDNGHDSGLAGQISTRGPQPGTFYTQQLGLGFDEITASNLLLVNEDLEVLEGQGMPNPANRFHSWVYRARPDVNCIIHTHPTHVAALSMLEVPLQVSHMDLCPLYEDCAFLEAWPGVPVGNEEGEIISAALGDKRAILLSHHGQLSTGTSIEEACVIAQLIERAAKLQLLAMAAGEVKPIEPALGREAHDWISRPKRHSAAFNYYARQCLRVHADCLN
- a CDS encoding dihydrodipicolinate synthase family protein; amino-acid sequence: MTTKFHGIIGYTITPFSSDGQHLDLPALGQSIDRLIAGGVHAIAPLGSTGEGAYLSDREWDQATEFSLAHIAGRVPTIVSVSDLTTAGAIRRARFAQAHGADAVMVLPTAYWKLSEAEIFEHYRAIGASIDVPIMLYNNPATSGTDMSVELILRIVREVENVTMVKESTGDIQRMHKLQLLGEGKVPFYNGCNPLALEAFIAGASGWCTAAANLIPELNQALYKAIVCNDLKTAKSVFYRQLPLLDFILKAGLPATVKAGLAIRGLPVGEPRRPVFALNQAGQDHLRALLDDLLTPGSHA
- a CDS encoding AraC family transcriptional regulator, producing MRENDTVAVYFVHSMLHALRDQPQRAQALLREAGIDPAVLGTVGARVPATAFTRLWLILIQDLDDEFFNLDSHGMPTGSFALICRGLIQEPTLEKALRQCLSYFGLFLRDIHASLSIKGARAVISVQSRIEDPVTRVYADETFLALVISLLCWLGGQRLVIDRTALTDMRPAQDDDPLLWGPNLQLGAGVSEIEFAADYLRLPVIQDLAGLKTFLRSAPQWLVIRYRNHSGQVAQIYRYLRERDQGQWPTLVAMAKRQGLSASSFRRQLEREGRSFQQIKDEVRRATAFECLRETDMSIAEIAERTGFQEPSAFHRAFKKWTGESPGGYRLRMATRR